Proteins from one Mus caroli chromosome 3, CAROLI_EIJ_v1.1, whole genome shotgun sequence genomic window:
- the Ubl4b gene encoding ubiquitin-like protein 4B yields MFLTVKLLLGRRCSLKVSGKESVATLKKLVSQHLQVPEEQQHLLFRGQLLADDKYLSDYSIGPNASINVIMRPPEDAALDKTHQTQPLWLQLGQVLDKHFGAKDAKTVLGFLRQEHEERLQRLSLEALEQLVGQLLAQQQLDELAEEKEAPAIASELQQNDGGGGGGGTGGEGGGKKEEEEGEEAEEEADQ; encoded by the coding sequence ATGTTCCTCACGGTCAAGCTGCTCTTGGGCCGAAGATGCAGCCTGAAGGTATCTGGAAAAGAAAGTGTGGCCACATTGAAGAAACTGGTTTCTCAGCACCTACAGGTGCCCGAGGAGCAGCAGCACCTGCTGTTCCGAGGCCAGCTCCTGGCTGATGACAAATACCTCTCAGATTACAGCATTGGGCCCAACGCTTCCATAAATGTCATCATGCGGCCTCCAGAGGATGCAGCGCTGGATAAGACCCATCAAACCCAGCCCCTGTGGCTCCAGCTGGGCCAGGTTCTAGACAAACATTTTGGAGCAAAGGATGCAAAGACAGTGCTGGGGTTTTTGAGGCAAGAGCACGAGGAGCGTCTGCAGAGGCTGAGCCTGGAGGCCCTGGAGCAGTTGGTGGGCCAACTCCTAGCACAACAGCAGCTTGACGAGCTggcagaggaaaaggaagccCCTGCTATTGCATCAGAACTCCAGCAaaatgatggaggaggaggaggaggagggacaggaggagaaggaggagggaagaaggaagaagaggagggtgaggaggctgaggaggaggctgATCAGTAA